In Lutra lutra chromosome 5, mLutLut1.2, whole genome shotgun sequence, a single genomic region encodes these proteins:
- the KCNMB1 gene encoding calcium-activated potassium channel subunit beta-1, protein MGKKLVMAQKRGETRALCLGVAMVVCAVIAYYILGTTMLPLYQKSVWTQKSTCHLIETSIREQEELEGKKVPQYPCLWVNVSAVGRWAVLYHTEDTRDQNQQCSYIPGSMENYQVARADVEKVRATFHEKQIFYCFSTTRENETTVLYQRLYGPRTLLFSLFWPTFLLTGGLLIIAMVKINQSLSILAAQK, encoded by the exons ATGGGAAAGAAGCTGGTGATGGCCCAGAAGCGGGGAGAGACTCGAGCCCTTTGCCTGGGTGTGGCCATGGTGGTGTGTGCGGTCATCGCCTACTATATCCTGGGCACGACTATGCTGCCCCTCTACCAGAAAAG TGTGTGGACCCAGAAATCCACGTGCCATCTGATTGAGACCAGCAtcagggagcaggaggagctAGAGGGCAAGAAGGTGCCCCAGTACCCGTGCCTGTGGGTCAACGTGTCAGCTGTGGGCCGGTGGGCTGTGCTGTATCACACAGAGGACACTCGGGACCAGAACCAGCAG TGCTCCTACATCCCAGGCAGCATGGAGAACTACCAAGTGGCCCGGGCCGATGTGGAGAAGGTCAGGGCCACATTCCACGAGAAACAGATTTTCTACTGCTTCTCAACCACTCGGGAGAACGAGACCACTGTGCTGTACCAGCGCCTCTATGGGCCCCGgaccctgctcttctctctcttctggccTACCTTCCTGCTGACTGGAGGTCTCCTCATTATCGCCATGGTGAAGATCAACCAGTCCCTCTCCATCCTGGCAGCTCAGAAGTAG